One Bythopirellula goksoeyrii genomic window, TCGCGGCTTTATGGGAAATCATACAAATTGGTTGTTGTCAGCTTCTTCCAAGAGTTGCCATACGTCGTCGGAGGCTTTGCTTTGCTTTAGAAGCCGACAAAATGATTCATCCCGCAATTGGCGGGAAATGTTTTCCAAGGCCCTGAGGTGGTCTCCCGGACGGTCCGGAGGAGAGACGAGCATAAACAGCAGGTGAACTTTCTCGCCGTCAAGGCTATCGAAATCGACACCACTCTCGCTGACCGCAACGGTTCCCACGAGCTCTTTCACACTGGGATGTTTAGTATGAGGCACCGCTACTCCTCGACCGATCCCCGTGCTGCCTAGTTCTTCGCGTTTCAGAATCGCTTCTACAATGCTCTCGTGTTGGTCTTCTTCAATTTTTCCAGCTTTGAGCAGTGCATCGGCCATTGATCGAATGACTTGCTCCTTGTTGTCAACATCGAGATTCGTTTGAATCGCGTCGCGGCTTACAAAATCAACAAACTTCATAATTTGAACTATCCTCTATACAAAAATATTATTTAAAGTTGTGGAAACATCATCCAAACCACTATTCTTCAACTAGTTCATCAACTTCTTCTTCACTTGGATGGACTCCTACGTCCAGATGGCGTGAATTCGAGTTGCGATGACGCTCCTGGACTCGCTCTTTATATTTTCTCAACTGCTGTTCGATTTTTTGGACAGCACCATCAAAGGCACCTTGTAAGCTCTCCGAAGTGGCGTGCGCCACAAAATCATGCTTGTGCTCAGCCGAAACGTGAATGTCTACCTCAGGGGCTTGCTCGTTCTTCAGGTCGACGGTCACCTCGATCGCCATGATCCGCTCGAATATCCGGGAAAGCTTCTCTGCCTTGGCCTTGAGTTTCTCTTGACTGGCCTCTCCCAGGTGGCCATGACGCATTGAAATACTTACCTGCACCGGTGCAACTCCTTGCTATATGTTCTAATTCAAAGGTCGAGAGGCCACATTCGATCGCCACTTATGTCAGGGCATCTCGATGCGGGCCAAAGGGCGCACAATCGCCAGCCATGTCAGCTTCTGCCCAGAACCCCATTCTAGCGAGAAATATCCCCGGCGACAAACCGGCTGTTTCGGCCATTTGACTGTCATTTGGGGGGAACCTGTAGATAGCGTAAAAGAAAGAAATCGCCGTACCATCTATCTTGACGGCCCTGGCAAGACACGCTTTCCAGGGCAACGACTGAGATTCAGAAGTTCTGTCGAGCAGCTAGCTACCGTGAAGGCAGAAACTCATTGTCTTCTACGAGCTTGCTAATCTTGGACACCGCAATCTTGCGGCTTCGTTGCAGGCCATCCGGTCGATAGTCCTTGAGATTCTTGGTTCCCTTTATTTCGTCCAGGTTATAAATGGCCAGGACTCGATAGTCGAGGTTAGGGTCTTCAAGCCAACGGATCAGTTGAATGATCGCGCCTTGTTTGACCTCTTCTCGAGTGGTTCCGATCTCTTCAGGGCTGAAGCCACGGACCATACGCATCAAATTTTCGCCGTCCTCCCGACCTCGCAGACGAATGAAGGTCTCGTGCAGTTGCTCAGCAACATGCGGACTTCGCGCCAGAGCCTGCCGCATGGCGTCGATGTGCGAGCGCCATGCAATACGTTGATCGCTGTCGCTAAGCGAATTGACAAAGGGTGCAAACTCGCCCACGAAGAGACTTGCTTCGGCGGATAGCGTCTTTACCTCGCGAGGTGCATTCTTCTCTTCGTTGAGTTCCTGGAGACGTAGGTCCACCGGACGCCCGATTACCAATTCCTCAGCAAAGCGATCCCGCGCCCGTCGTTCAAGATCAGTCATCGGTTCGCGGTCGATCCAACGCGGCAGGTCAAGAATGGGTGTAGGAGATTCATCCACATCGTTGACCGTCTTCCAGGTAGCTGGGGCACGAATAGTCTCGGTTGCGCCAGTCGAATCGGTCCATTCCACGCTGCCGCTGGTCAAATACCAATCTGCTTCAACCGGAGCGATGTCTACTTCGTAGTTGCTCCCGGGGACGAACACCCGATGGACATCCACGGCCAAACTCGCAGAACTATCCAGATGAAACTCTCGTAGATCATCGCCAACTTTCAGCGAGATATCGCTCCCCTTCAACCCCGCATTGACGAGCAGCTTGCCGTAACTCATTTCCAGCATCAAACGCTGATCGTCGCCCTTAGGGTTGAAGTCTTGTTCAGGAACAGTGACTTGCGTGCCGCCGGAGAGATAGGCATTGATATTTCCCAAGACGACGTGCGTGCGAAACTTTGGCAAGGATAAGAAGGTGGTATCCCCCGTGATCGCGGTGCGTGGCGGCAAGCGAATCCAGCCATCGTCAGCAGGGGCATACGCGAGCAAGACATCGTTGTTTCCGACGTAGGTGCCAATCTGCACTGGCCCGGTTGGTTCTGGAGGTACGGAGTCTTCCTCGCTGGCACCGGCTTCCTCTCCGCCTGGCAAGGGACCCAAGCCAAGGGGGTCGTCAAGTGTTCCAGTTCCAACGGCCATTTCTCCCTCGTCAAGATCTGTCAGCGAGTTTAAATCAGACTCCGTGCCGGGAGTTATCGGAGTCGAGTCGATTCCGATTGAACCTGACTCAATCTCATCAGGAATCAGCGGATTCGATTTGGTGGTGGCGAGCGAGTTCTCTTCTTGTATGGGCTTGGGAGATTCGGTTTCAGTTGCAGGACTCAGCCCATCCTCCACCGATGTTGGCCCAGAAGTGGAGGCTTCAAACGAGGGGGCATCACCGGCCTCCTCAGGGGAAACATAATCTCCGTATCGACCATCGCCAGATGCAGGGGTTTCGGCAGTAGTGTCGGAGTCAGGTGTTGCCGCATGAGGGGGAGCTTCGGCAACAGGTGCCGGAGTTGAGACCGAGTCTCCCACGGAAATGTCCAGATCCATATGCTCTGGATCTACTGCGGAAGCCACACTTTCGGGTACCTTTGTATCTCGCATCGATTCCGAAATCACAAAAGCAGTCAAACCGCCCAAAATGGCGAGCACTACGGCGGTTGCCATCATGTGACGCCGCCGCTTACCCTTGGCTGCTACGCGCAGATAATCTGGCAAGATATCGTCGTCGACATCATCGGTTTGCACAATCGAAGAGGGGACGACGACCGGAGCGGCTTGATCGGTTTCCACAAGTTCGACTTGCTCTGGCACGACCGGCGCGGCCACGGTAATCGGTTCCATTTGAGCCACCGGCGCATGGGATGGCTCGATACGCAGCTTTTGACCGGTTCCCATTCGCTCAGGTAATTCATACATCCGGCGTCGCTGGGAGGGATCGATCTCAGCCGGCTCGCCCAGAACCATGGTCAAAATATGATGACAAGAAGTTACCTCTGCCAGATGCATGTCGGCAGTGGTGCCCGTGTCTAAGCAGCACCGCTCGAATTCGGCTACGCGCTCAGGAGGGAGGGTGTTGTCCAGGTACTCCGCCACCGCATTTGCGTCAGCAGCCGGGTCGCCATCCAACACGTCGTCGGATTCATCGGCCAGCACCTCGGGGGCTCCCAGCCGCAATCGCCGCACGGTATCCCGCGATCGATGAATCAGCTCCGCCGCGAAATCACTGGCTTCGATCTTTTTCCCCAAATCTTCGTGATCAGCCGGCTCCAGGATATCGTCCATGTAAGCCAGCATGGTGCGGAGGGTAAGTCGCATGGGAACCTCTGTTTTTGATATGAGCGCGAAGAATTGCGGAAATTCCGCTTCCACAGATAATAGTGGCGCAGAGGAGGCCATTTCGTGCAAGAAAAGCTGAAATTCGCGAAAAAAAGCTATCCGGGTACTGAATTCCGCCGGATTGCGCTCCCCGGAAAGGCCAACAGCACAAATACCGAGGCCCCCAATTCAAACCCCGCGACCAGAAAAGGATGCAGCGAGGGAAGCGACGGGCTCATCTCAGTGATGACAGAGGCCGGTTCCCAGCCATCCACAGTGCGGACCCACTTCGGCAAGGTGGCCCGCTCGGCATGCGCGTGTTCCAGATGGCTTGCCGCATAGCTGAGCGTTGCCACGGCACAGATGGTAAACAACATTCGCAGCACGATTTGGGTGTCTCCGACCGTTCCAGAAAAGAATCGAGGGAGGCACGCCGGTGCCAGACCCTGCGAAAGAGACATTCGCAAGGCGTGTTCCGCGAGAGTGGAAAACAGGAAAAGTGCCTAGTTCCTCGGCGTTTGTGAGAAAAAGTGCTACATCAGCACGGGGGAGTGTTGCAGAAAGTCAACAGGCGTGTTGCGGTGGGGCAACGTGCAGGAGCGGCTTCGTTGTCCGTAGTATCCCGTTGCGGAAGCAAGGGGACAAAGATCGGTTGTGTCATCCATACAGCCACAGCCAAACCATGCACGAAACAAAGTATGGAGACGCGAAAAGCCCTACAAGCAAGATTAGCGTGAGCGCCCCTCGCCATCCACGCGACCAGAAGCAATACCAAGGTATAGCGAAGGGAAGCGAGAGATAGCAGATAAAACCGAAATCATAACATGGAATGCCAGTTCGGCGTCGTGCATCAGCAACAATCCAGAGTGCCAACAATAGCCCCCAATCAAACGTTACGATAACTTCGAACTCAGGAGACGGAATACTTCCAGCAATAAGATACGTAATCAGCAACACTGCCAGTGAAATAGAAAACAGAACCAGCGGCGTGAGGGGATGAAAGATGAGCTGACGCATGGAATGACTCCGTACCAAGTGCGTGCATTCCCAATTCAAGAACTTGTCATCGGAGCCAGACAATCAGGCTCCACTGTTATCTCGCGCACCTGCCAACCCTCCCCCTGAACCTCAGCCACAGCGCTACGGAGAGCATCATCTCTACGGAGAGCATCATCTAACGAATCGGCTTCACGATCAAAATGAATCAGCGTTTTCCCTCCGCTTCCAGCGACGGATGCATCATCGCACTTACCATAGAATGCGTTGATTGCGTCATTGTCATTGACAAACGGGTCGATTTTAAAGGTGAACCCAAATATCCTCATCGAGATTCTATCATCGCAGAGTTCTTAAGACTTTTCCGTCTATGGATTACTCCATTATTGCAGAGTTGACTTGAGTTGACTTGAGTTGACCAGCAAATCTCTGTCATTTTGAAAATGTCAGAAGACTCTCGACCAACATTTGCCGCAGCAAAGGGCGTTCCAATAAAGCTCTCCCCGCACCTCTTTCCCCCTCCAACTAATCGTCATCGTTACCCCACTCAAAAATTCGCGCCTTACCCACGATGTATCTTCGAGTTACGTTCCAATTTGAAAAATTTATTTTGCGTCGCGCAGTTTTGAGAGTAAAATCAATTAGCTTCTCATTTTTCTAATCAATTACTTTTTGGCCCGAGTCATAACTCCCCATGACTACCTATTTGCTTCGAGAACGTTTGCTGCGCACCCGCCGAGAGGCGGAAGGTTACCTGGAACTAGGTATGCCTGAGCACGCACTCCATTCGCTCCAACGCCGCGGCAAGGTTGTTCATGCCGATGCCCGTGGTTGCTACTTGCTCGGTGAATCCTTGCGAGAGTTACGCCGCTATCGCGAAGCAATATTTCCTTTGAAGCGATCGTTGGAGCTGATCCCTGACGACATTCATGTGTGGATGGCACTTGGTTGGTGCTACAAACGAACCGGCGACGTAGCCCGAGCGATTGATGCATTAGAACAAGCCGTCGAAATCGAGCCTGGTGAAGCGATCCTGCACTACAACTTGGCCTGCTACTGGAGCTTGGTCCGCGATCGTCGCCAATCGCTACGTTGCCTGTCCCGTGCATTAAACATCGACGGCAACTTCCGCGACTTTATTGCCTCCGAATCTGATTTCGATCCGCTCCGCAATGATCCGCTGTTTAAGAATATTGCGGGAGTGGGGGAATTCTAGTTTCTACTACTGCAAGTTTGGCCACGCATCCAGAATTTCGAAGAAAGAAATTCGCCGAGGATAATCGCGGATCTAGCGGTGATGCGCAGGTCATTCAAATTGCCAATATCTTTTGAGATCTGCCCCTCATCCGCCCAACCAGCGTTCATCGCTGTGGCCTGATTGAAGTATATTCCGCTTTGACGCAACGAAGTCTTTTGCGATAATGGAGGAATACCGCCACACTCTTCACAAAGGGTTTCTCATGAGCGTTGCCGACATTCCTTCGCCTCCCACGCACATCGGTCCCGAATCCAACGGGATGATGATGACTTCGGACGAGTACGACTCGATTCGGGAATGGGATGAATCTTATCGTTACGAACTTGTTCACGGAGTGTTGATCGTGAGTCCTCCTGCCGACCCAGGCCAGCGAAGTCCAAACAATTATCTTGGATACATGATTGTCACCTATCAAGAAAATCATCCCAATGGTTCGGTCGTGGACGATACAATGGATGAACAAGAGATTCGAATCGGCGAGAATCGCCGCCGAGCGGATCGAGCGATTTGGCTGGGGCTGGGTCGCTCCGTGCATCCACTCAACGATGTCCCAGCGGTCGCCATTGAATTTGTCTCGCGTACCAGCCGGGACCGCCATCGAGACTACGTGGTCAAACGCGGTGAGTATGCTGAGGCGGGCGTCAAGGAGTATTGGGTGATCGACCGCTTCCGCCGCGTGATGACGGTGTTTCGCGGCATGGACGAAGAGATCGTCGTCAAGGAGGGGGGTGTCTACGAAACGCCGCTCATGCCAGGCTTCGAACTGGCACTGGATCGTCTGCTCTCCAAAGCGGACGAATACAAGTTGGAAGACGAGTAAGGAAGTTCCGTCTTTCCCCGCGCAGGCGGGAATGTTGGTCGGCAACGGTATGAAACTGGATTCCCGCCAGCGCGGGAATGACTTGTTCACTTACTCGTCGCTTCGTGAACAAAATCCACCAGATACCGCACATTGTCTACGGGCGTCTGTGGCATCACGCCGTGGCCCAGATTAAAGATGTGGCCCGGGCGATTTCCGGCGGCTTGCAGGACGTCTTCCGCACGAGAACGAATCGTATCGCGGTCGGCCATCAACACCAGCGGGTCAAGGTTGCCCTGTACGGCATGATCGTAGCCGACAGTCTGCCACGCCTCGGCCAGATCGATGCGCCAATCAACACCGATCACGTCCCCCCCCGCTTCGGCCATCAGGGGTAATAGCGCCGGATTACCCGTGGCGAAATGAATCAGTGGTGCGGCAGGAGCAAGTCCCTCGACGATGGATTGAATATGTGGCATCACAAACGTTCGATAATCTGCAGGTGACAAGCAACCAACCCAACTATCAAATAACTGCACCGCTTGCGCCCCGGCGGCGATCTGGGCGTTGAGATACAGCACGATCGACCGCGAGAGGCGCTGCATTAAATCATGCCAGGCCTCGCTCTCGCGGTACATGAGTGTCTTGGTATGCAGAAAACTGCGGCTGCCACCTCCTTCAATGGCGTAACTAGCCAACGTGAATGGTGCCCCCGCGAAACCGATCACGGGAATCTCCTCAGGCAAGTCGCGGCGGGTGTGGGCAACCGTTTCCATCACAAATCCCAGCGAATCGACATTTTCAAGTTCCACCACGCGATCAACGTCCGTGGCCTCACGGACCGGATTGTCGATCTTCGGACCATCGCCGGCGGTGAATTCGAGTTCCATCCCCATCGGTTCGAGGATCGGCAGCAGGTCAGAGAAAATGATCGCGGCATCCACTCCCAGTCGCTCTACTGCGGTACACATCACCTCGCTGCAGAGCGCTGGATTTTTGCACAATTCCAGAAAGCTCATCTTCGCACGAACCGCACGATACTCTTCCATGTAGCGTCCTGCCTGTCGCATCAACCAGATCGGCGTATGCGGCACGGGTTCGCGGCGGCAGGCTTTCATAAACGGACTATTGTACCAGGCCGGAGTTTTTCCCTCGGTAGCTGGAGGGGTTGATAAAGCAACGAGCTTGTCGAAGACGGTTCGCTTGCGCACGACGAGCGAACTGGCAACTGCCGCTAGTTCGCTAACAAGCTGTCCCATCTTGCCGTGGGATGGCTCGAAGTCCACTGCGATCGAAAGCTTGCGCAGCATTTCGCTGGTGGTCGGGCCGATCGAAGCAACCAGAGTGCGCCGCAAACCTTGATGAAGTTCGCTTGCGAGTTGTAGGTTCTCGGCAACTTTTACCAGATGGATTGCTTGCTGCGCTGAAGTAAACAAGCAGGCATCAACCTCTCCAGCAGCGATTCGACGAACGTTCTCTTCCAAAGGACCGAGATCCTCCGGGAGCGCCCATCGATAGACTTGCACTGGTACAACGCGCGCCCCGCGGGCTTCAAGTCCGGCGATCAAACTTACGTTTGGCACGCCATACTCTTGCACGGCGACGACCAAATTGGTGACTGGTAGATGGGCATCCAGGGTTGCTAGCACTTCTCGCCAGGTGTTGGGTTCGGGGACCTGAAGTGTCGGAGTGATGCCAAGTTCTCGTAACACTGCGAGCGGTTTTGGTCCACGTACAATCGTTTTGACGTCAGATAGCGCATCGAGAAATCGCTGCCGCTCGACATGCCGCTCGAGAGCATCAAGCATTTGCCGAATACCCACGCCGGTGAGAAACAAGACCGCATCGATTTGTCCCGTAATGAGATGGTTGGCAAAATCAACTACGGGCCTTTGCTCGTCCACCGCCACTTCCCGCAACGAGGGACTCACCAGGGGAATACCGTTTCTTTTCTTGATCAACTGCATCATTTCAGCGGCGCGACGGCTCTCCAGTGCAACAATATTCAACTGAGAAAAATCTTTGGGCGGGTCACTGATCATAATGGTGAGAACAATTTCTTTTGGAGAGTGGGCAAACAACAAAATGTGGGCGGCAACGTTTGGCGGTGTCCGTACAACCTCCAGATTATCGCATATTCCTCGGCATTATCACACGGATCAAAAAGACGGATTTTTATTACGGAAAAGTAGAGTACATCTCTTGTGGTATGAATGCAGAAGTTCTCTAGGGTGGGTAGAAAGTTTGCGACAAACCCCGAGAAAGTTCTTGCTGGCAGAAGCAAGAGCTTCAACTCTGTCAAGTACTTTGTAGTCAACTTGTGGTGGTGGATAAGCGCAGTCAAAAAATAAAAAAATTTGATGCGAATACGTTGCTTGACATTTTCGCGCAAGTTCGCAACATTAGTTTTCGGTTAAGAGATGTTTTGTTGGATTTAGGACATAGAGTTAAGTTTGCATTCAACTGAATAGACCGTGGGTTACCTTGTGGTCTGTTTGTCTTGTTAGTTTTGTTAGGAACTCAATCGCCCAAGTGATAAACGCGGCGCGTTTGGGGGGCAGTTTTCTTTAAGTGGTATGTATATGTGTGCCGGTGCGCGCAGTTTACTTGTTCCCCCGTCCGTACTGAACCAGGAACTTTGATCGGTTTCAATCGAACAGCGAGTTTGAAATATGTGTTGGTAAATCCGGGGGGCGACGACTGACTGGATCGACAGTCGACGAACGCAGTTCGTGATTCGGAGGTCCTCCCCGATTTTTTGTTTGCACGGACGCGAGATCAAGGGCCTGGGATGTTTTGTCCCAGGCCCTTGTTCTTTGGTAGCGGATATGCTCTTGTAGGCCGGAACGAGCGGTAGCGCTGTTCCGGCAGGAAGACTTGCTCGGCGTCGCTTGCCGGAACTGGGTACGGCTTGTTTCGGCCTACTTGATACTTTTCGAGTAAACTCTCATGCCTCGAAGTTTGCTGGCCCTGGGCGCCAATCTGGGAAACCGTGAGGAGACATTGCGAAATGCTCTCCGAGAAATCTCTGCCTTGCCGCAAACACGCTTGCTTGCGCGCAGCACCTGGCACGAAACTCCCGCTGTAGGTGGTCCAGCCGGTCAACAAGAGTTTCTCAATGGGGCAGTATTGGTTGATACGTGCTTGGAAGCAGAAATACTGGCCAGCCATTTGCAGCAGATTGAAACGCGACAGGGCCGAGAGCGCAAGATTCGTTGGGCCGCCCGCACACTTGATATTGATCTTTTGCTTTACGGAAGTGAAATCGTCGACACACCAGGGCTTAGCATTCCCCACCCGCGAATGACGTTTCGCCGCTTTGTCCTGGTCCCTGCAAATGAGATTGCCGGCCAGATGGTCGTGCCACTAGCAGGTTGGACCATCGCGGGGTTGCTCAATCACCTGAGCACTGCTGCTCGCTACGTGGTGATAACGTCTGACGACCCAGGGCTTGCCGACTGGTTGGCCAGCCACCTATGCCAACAGCTAAATGCTCTGCGTTTGGAAGATATCTTCGCGAAGACGCAAGCGGAGGATGACTCCCAGCACCTGTCCCTGGTAGAATGGCAGCGGCACAG contains:
- the hpf gene encoding ribosome hibernation-promoting factor, HPF/YfiA family, which gives rise to MQVSISMRHGHLGEASQEKLKAKAEKLSRIFERIMAIEVTVDLKNEQAPEVDIHVSAEHKHDFVAHATSESLQGAFDGAVQKIEQQLRKYKERVQERHRNSNSRHLDVGVHPSEEEVDELVEE
- a CDS encoding Uma2 family endonuclease, which encodes MSVADIPSPPTHIGPESNGMMMTSDEYDSIREWDESYRYELVHGVLIVSPPADPGQRSPNNYLGYMIVTYQENHPNGSVVDDTMDEQEIRIGENRRRADRAIWLGLGRSVHPLNDVPAVAIEFVSRTSRDRHRDYVVKRGEYAEAGVKEYWVIDRFRRVMTVFRGMDEEIVVKEGGVYETPLMPGFELALDRLLSKADEYKLEDE
- the hemE gene encoding uroporphyrinogen decarboxylase — translated: MSDPPKDFSQLNIVALESRRAAEMMQLIKKRNGIPLVSPSLREVAVDEQRPVVDFANHLITGQIDAVLFLTGVGIRQMLDALERHVERQRFLDALSDVKTIVRGPKPLAVLRELGITPTLQVPEPNTWREVLATLDAHLPVTNLVVAVQEYGVPNVSLIAGLEARGARVVPVQVYRWALPEDLGPLEENVRRIAAGEVDACLFTSAQQAIHLVKVAENLQLASELHQGLRRTLVASIGPTTSEMLRKLSIAVDFEPSHGKMGQLVSELAAVASSLVVRKRTVFDKLVALSTPPATEGKTPAWYNSPFMKACRREPVPHTPIWLMRQAGRYMEEYRAVRAKMSFLELCKNPALCSEVMCTAVERLGVDAAIIFSDLLPILEPMGMELEFTAGDGPKIDNPVREATDVDRVVELENVDSLGFVMETVAHTRRDLPEEIPVIGFAGAPFTLASYAIEGGGSRSFLHTKTLMYRESEAWHDLMQRLSRSIVLYLNAQIAAGAQAVQLFDSWVGCLSPADYRTFVMPHIQSIVEGLAPAAPLIHFATGNPALLPLMAEAGGDVIGVDWRIDLAEAWQTVGYDHAVQGNLDPLVLMADRDTIRSRAEDVLQAAGNRPGHIFNLGHGVMPQTPVDNVRYLVDFVHEATSK
- a CDS encoding TPR end-of-group domain-containing protein; the protein is MTTYLLRERLLRTRREAEGYLELGMPEHALHSLQRRGKVVHADARGCYLLGESLRELRRYREAIFPLKRSLELIPDDIHVWMALGWCYKRTGDVARAIDALEQAVEIEPGEAILHYNLACYWSLVRDRRQSLRCLSRALNIDGNFRDFIASESDFDPLRNDPLFKNIAGVGEF
- a CDS encoding PTS sugar transporter subunit IIA, whose amino-acid sequence is MKFVDFVSRDAIQTNLDVDNKEQVIRSMADALLKAGKIEEDQHESIVEAILKREELGSTGIGRGVAVPHTKHPSVKELVGTVAVSESGVDFDSLDGEKVHLLFMLVSPPDRPGDHLRALENISRQLRDESFCRLLKQSKASDDVWQLLEEADNNQFV
- the folK gene encoding 2-amino-4-hydroxy-6-hydroxymethyldihydropteridine diphosphokinase; this encodes MPRSLLALGANLGNREETLRNALREISALPQTRLLARSTWHETPAVGGPAGQQEFLNGAVLVDTCLEAEILASHLQQIETRQGRERKIRWAARTLDIDLLLYGSEIVDTPGLSIPHPRMTFRRFVLVPANEIAGQMVVPLAGWTIAGLLNHLSTAARYVVITSDDPGLADWLASHLCQQLNALRLEDIFAKTQAEDDSQHLSLVEWQRHSELRIRLPSQNSIEAENIVPVISSFLLQPQMPRSRFDFVQPALTIAIAPPGGVSCSEVPKIHGPLLRLDADDLKCAIAEARAAISAVWPD